One Phycisphaerae bacterium RAS2 DNA window includes the following coding sequences:
- a CDS encoding ribonuclease Z, translated as MSGRLLEHRLSDILLTGYSVAGEETVIAAPELNVCFDVGKAPAQMLAVDHVLLSHGHMDHSAGLAYYFSQRNFVGNAPGCVLAPVSLVEPIRDLLRVWSRIEGHPSPARIIGMKPGDSFDVRKGLVVRAFEINHGVASLGFVVVDVRHKLKPEFVGRTGPELVALKKQGVQIEHTVEVPLVAYCGDTAEGAWMDHPQARTAKVLILECTFFEADHVKRARAGYHLHVKDVARILPRLENEHFLLTHLTRRTSLRQARAMLGKMIPPEVMARVTFLMDSKCGRPASDEPPMPANDVGSRGEAS; from the coding sequence TCGCCGCGCCGGAGTTGAATGTGTGCTTCGATGTCGGCAAAGCGCCCGCGCAGATGCTCGCGGTCGACCATGTCCTCCTTTCTCACGGGCACATGGATCACTCCGCCGGCCTCGCGTACTACTTCAGCCAGCGAAATTTTGTCGGCAACGCGCCGGGCTGCGTGCTGGCGCCGGTCTCATTGGTCGAGCCGATCCGCGACTTGCTACGCGTCTGGTCGCGCATCGAAGGGCATCCGTCCCCCGCGCGCATCATCGGCATGAAGCCCGGGGACAGTTTCGACGTTCGCAAGGGCCTGGTGGTTCGCGCGTTTGAGATCAATCACGGCGTCGCATCACTCGGCTTCGTCGTGGTCGACGTGCGACACAAGCTCAAGCCCGAGTTCGTCGGCCGAACCGGCCCGGAGCTGGTCGCGCTGAAGAAGCAGGGCGTGCAGATTGAGCACACCGTTGAAGTGCCGCTGGTCGCCTATTGCGGCGACACGGCCGAGGGCGCGTGGATGGATCATCCGCAGGCACGCACGGCGAAGGTGCTGATCCTGGAATGCACGTTCTTCGAGGCCGACCACGTGAAGCGGGCGCGGGCGGGCTATCACTTGCACGTGAAGGACGTCGCCCGAATCCTGCCGCGGTTGGAGAATGAGCACTTCCTGCTGACGCACCTGACGCGGCGCACCAGCCTGCGCCAGGCACGGGCGATGTTGGGGAAAATGATCCCGCCCGAAGTAATGGCCCGTGTGACGTTTTTGATGGATTCAAAGTGCGGCCGACCGGCGAGCGATGAGCCGCCGATGCCGGCGAATGATGTCGGCTCGCGCGGCGAGGCGAGTTAA